The following proteins come from a genomic window of Manduca sexta isolate Smith_Timp_Sample1 chromosome 2, JHU_Msex_v1.0, whole genome shotgun sequence:
- the LOC115452898 gene encoding neurotrimin isoform X2 has product MHANYSLQVDSLVADDTADYTCEVLRPEPWGPIRQTHSIEVQYPPTVKTVPEDGFLEVRKGEYVDIGCETTGTPAPIVDWRKNGEPMALLEHRARIRFRAEHRLLAGVYECTANNGVGDPVRAAIRVVIHDAPVVTAEKTFIHTAIGLRAALSAKVEFSVPPARTAWYRDGRPVKTDDRVLIIAQENVHQLIFRNVRKSDLGNYTFRAENQLGMADVAFKLTGVPNVASFKVDATLNKATSTSFTLIWEVDSYSTIIEYNLWLRPYYGRLVTPEPDALTTEQPANLWSKIIVPGDSRDGPIHSALYTVRGLTPSTVYEAIVTSRNRFGWSKPSAVLHFATEPGAGRTKPSTMDYMDITPTLEHIESEPHNMSQAQVSERYDELTNGGARETVAAIFVLTLLVYFR; this is encoded by the exons GTGCTGAGACCCGAACCTTGGGGTCCAATACGGCAGACGCATTCAATAGAAGTACAat aTCCTCCTACAGTCAAGACGGTTCCAGAAGATGGATTCTTGGAGGTCCGTAAAGGGGAATATGTCGACATTGGCTGCGAGACCACGGGCACCCCAGCACCTATAGTGGACTGGAGGAAGAAC GGTGAGCCCATGGCCCTGCTGGAGCACCGCGCTCGCATCAGGTTCAGGGCTGAACATCGTCTTCTTGCCGGGGTTTATGAGTGTACAGCTAATAATGGAGTGGGGGACCCAGTGAGAGCTGCGATACGAGTCGTTATACATG ATGCACCAGTGGTGACAGCGGAGAAGACCTTCATCCACACAGCTATAGGCCTCCGAGCGGCTTTGTCTGCTAAAGTGGAGTTCTCTGTACCACCAGCTCGCACCGCGTGGTACAGAGACGGAAGGCCGGTCAAGACTGATGACAG GGTCCTAATAATAGCGCAAGAGAACGTCCATCAACTGATATTCCGTAACGTGAGGAAATCAGACCTGGGCAACTACACCTTCAGGGCGGAGAACCAGCTCGGCATGGCGGACGTGGCTTTCAAGTTGACTG GCGTGCCTAATGTGGCGTCGTTCAAAGTCGACGCGACTCTCAACAAGGCGACGTCGACCAGCTTCACGCTCATCTGGGAGGTGGATTCTTACTCCACTATAATTG aatataatcTATGGCTGCGTCCGTACTACGGGCGGCTGGTGACACCGGAACCGGACGCGCTCACCACAGAACAGCCCGCCAACCTGTGGAGCAAGATCATCGTGCCGGGAGACTCCAGGGATg gtCCAATACACAGTGCGCTGTACACGGTGCGAGGTCTGACGCCGTCCACTGTGTACGAAGCCATCGTCACCTCTAGAAATAG ATTCGGTTGGAGCAAACCTTCAGCGGTTTTACATTTCGCAACAGAACCAGGAg CCGGTCGTACCAAACCATCGACAATGGACTACATGGACATCACTCCGACGTTGGAACACATAGAGTCCGAACCTCACAACATGTCGCAAGCTCAAGTTTCCGAACGTTACGACGAACTGACAAATGGCGGAGCGCGGGAAACTGTCGCCGCCATCTTTGTTTTAACattacttgtttattttagGTGA